CTTTCGTTGCTCTTTGATGGTCTGGGACCAGCTCTGCGAGCGTTTTTCCGGCTGCCATTGCCATTTGGCGATGTGCACAAGCAGTTTCTCCAGGCGACTGATGATTTCGCGGCGATCCCTCTTACCCATGGATTCCAATTCCTCTGCGACGTTGTTCCAGTCCATCCAGTCCGGCTTGCGACGGCGCAAAAGGTCTGCCTGCTCCATAGTCCATACATAGAAGTCCTGATCGTACAGATTGACGGGCGTTTCGAGCTTTATTGCTGTTCCCATGGTCACGCCTCCTGTTGGGCATGCTTGATGCTGTAAAGCATCAAGCATGGCTCCAGCGTCTGTCAAGGTAGATACCGACTTGGTCCCGGCCCAGTCCTCTGATATTGACGGCGCCAACCATACGCATTTAGACTGGTCTAAGACTGGTTGAAAGATGAAGTGTCTGATATGTCCGAGATTGGCGCCTATGAGGCGAAGACGCATTTGTCCGAGATTTTAGAGCGGGTGCGCAAAGGGGAATGTTTCACCATCACCAAGCATGGGCAGGCGGTGGCCGAGTTGCGGCCGCCCATGGGCCAGGGATTGGAGGAACGGCGGGCCGCCGTGGCGCGCATGAAGGTGTTCCAGGCCAGCCATGACTTGGGGGGTGTTTCGTTGCGCGAGTTGATCGATGCGGGACGCAAATACTGATGGCTTTTGTCGCGGATGCTTCCATGACCCTCGCTTGGTATCTTCGGGATGAAAATGCCGAAGTCGCCAACCGGGTGCGGGAGCGGCTGTTGGGGGAGGGCATTTGCGTTCCCGCGCATTGGGCGTTGGAAATCTGCAATGCACTGTTGGCCGCCGCGCGGCGCGGTCGCATCACCATGCAGGAGCTGCGCGAACTGGTGCCCGACCTGCGCCTGCTGCCGGAGACCATTGACCATCAGACGGATGCCGCGGCGTGGTCTGCCACCTTGGATCTCGCCGAGGAGCACCGCCTGACGATCTACGACGCCGCTTATCTGGAACTGGCCTTACGGCGGAAGCTGCCACTTGCGACACTGGATAAGCAGCTTCATGGAGCTGCTCTCGCCCTGGGCATTGCGCTCGTGCCAGAGATAAAAAATGGCGACCGCTAGACCGGGAAAACCATGAACACCGCCACCATCGTCCAGAAACTCTGGAACTACTGCAATATCCTGTGGCACCAGCGGCTTTCTGTCGGCGGCGCACGATCGACTACGAAGATCTGGTCAGCCGCGACAAGGCGAGCCTGGACATTGTCTGGCTCAGGGACGAATCCCTGGAGGATGCAGAGAATCTGCCTGCCCCCGTACTGATCCTGCAGGAAATCATGGAGGATCTGGAAGGGGCCTTGGCGCAGTTGCAGGAAATGGCGGGAGATTTGGGGGCCACTTCAGGCACTACCCGTTTTCACGGAGCAGGTCGTAGATTGCTGCGGCATTCCCGCGAAAGCGCTCGCCGTGGGCGTAGATGGTCAGGCGCTGATCCCGCGCGTAACCGACAAGGGTAAGATTGTGGGTCTGTGCAATCTGGATCGCCAGACTGCTGACTCCGGAGATCGCCGCTACGATGGGAATCTGAAAGCTCAAGGCCTTGAGGGCAATCTCAAAAGTCAGCCGCGAAGACACGCCCAGCAGGATATTTCCGGAAGGCGGCCATCCCTGCCGGAGCGCCGCGCCGATGGTCTTGTCTACGGCGTTGTGGCGGCCGATGTCTTCCCGCACCAGGGTCATGCCGTTGGTGGCGGCCAGGACGGCGGCGTGAGCGGTCCCGGTATGCCGGTTCAATCGCTGATGAGCGCGCATCTCCTGGAGCAGGTCGTGCACCAGTGCGGGTTCCACACAGACATCGTGGTCTATGGGTGCGAAGGGGACGAGGTCCTCGAAGTTCGGGGTGCCACAGAGACCGCAGGCGCTGCCGCCGATCACCAGACGCCTTTTTCGGGCGGCTCTGGCTTCGGCCTCCGCCGAAACCTGCAGGTAGAGGGTCAACCCTTCCGGAATACAGACAGACTCCCAGGTGATGATATCGGCGATCGACCGGATCACCCCCTCACCGTAAAGGAACCCCATAAAGAAATCTTCCAGATGATCGGGGGTGATCATCATCACCGCATAGGGCTTGCCATTGAGGATCAACGAAACCGCCATTTCCTCCAGGATGGCTTCCTCGCATTTCACTGAACGGTACGCGCCGTCCATGCGCCTGGCCGGAGACCATACTATTCCGTTGCCGCCTGCATCTGTGCGCACAGGGTCCTCCCTTCTGGTGTCAGCGTGATGACGGTTCTGCCCCGTTGTTCTTCCGGGCGAACATAATGGAGCCCACCCCATTGTTCCGAGTTTCCCAAGAGCAGAAGCAGGCGCTCCATCTGGCTGCGGGGAAGGCCGAAAGACTTGCAGGCTCTGGCCACCGATACCGGCCCTTCCGTGCAAAGCATCCAGAGCAAGGCAATGGCCAAATCCTCCGGAGCGGCTTCTGGTGTATGCCGGTCGTTCCCCGCCTTGCGGTCAGGCGACATGGTGTTGGTCTCCCTTTGCCCGTGCCAGGGTCACCGGGATCGATTTGGATGTCGGCGTGCGGGCGCGATCGGCGTAACTGGACAGGGGCACCAATATGTTCAATTCCGGGTAATAGCCCGCAAGCATTCCTTTGGGAATATCGAACGCAACCAGCAGGAAGTCCCGCGCCACACGTTCACCGTCTGTCCAGTGCGAGGTGATGTCCACCCGGTCGTCGGCCTGAAAACCCATGTCCCGAATATCCTCCGGATGCATGAAACACACGTTGCGCAGGCCGGATACGCCGCGATAGCGGTCATCGTAACCGTAGATCGTGGTGTTGTACTGATCGTGGCTGCGAATCGTCATCAGGGTGAAGAGCTTTTCGGAGGTCTGCGGCACAAAATGGTCATCGGCGATGGTGGACAGCGCCTTGGCCAGAAAATTCGCCTTGCCGCTGGCAGTGGGCCATACCCGTGAACGGGGAGGCAGATCCAAATGAAATCCCCGTGGTTTATGGACTCGGGCGTTGAAATCCTCGAAACCCGGCACTACGCGCGAAATGCGGTCGCGAATGAGGTCATAGTCTCCCATGAGTTGCAGCCACGGGGTGGGGCTGAGCGGCAGGGTCGCCCGCGCCAGACGCGCCACGATGGCACATTCCGACAGCAGGGAAGGGGAGGCCGGTTCGTTCATCCCCTGGGAGATGTGCACCATGCAGAAGGTGTCCTCCACGGTTACCCCTTGGGGACCGGTTTTCTGGATGTCGATCTCCGTGCGTCCCAGGCAGGGTAAAATCAAGGCCTGTTCGCCGTGGACGATGTGGGACCGGTTGAGTTTGGTGGTCACATGCACCGTCATCGCGCAGCGCCGGAGCGCGGCGTGGGCGCGCGCCGTGTCGGGTGTAGCATTGGCAAAATTGCCACCCAGCCCGAAAAAGAACCTGGCTCGCCCATCCTCCATCGCTTCGATGCTGGCTACCGTATCGTAGCCGTGCTCCTGCGGCGGCGTAAAATGGAACTCCGCCCCGAGGCGTTGCAGAAACGCCGGGGAAGGTTTCTCATATATCCCCATGGTCCGGTCACCCTGCACATTGCTGTGACCGCGAATCGGCGAGGGGCCGGCGCCCGGTTTGCCGATGTTGCCCTTGAGCAGCAGCACGTTCAGGAACATCTGGATGGTGGCCACCGCATGCTTTTGCTGGGTAACGCCCATTCCCCACGTAAATATGGCGGCCTGTCCCTGATCATAGATGTGCCCGATCTCCTCCAGATCGTGGCGGCTGAGGCCGCTCTGTTCCTCGATCTCTGTCCAGGGCGTGTTCATGACCAGATCGCGGAAATCGTCAAACCCCTGGGTATGCTCTTCGATAAACGCCTGATCCGGGTTCCCGGACTCCAGGACGGTGCGGGCGATTCCCATGGCAAGGGCGTAGTCACCGCCGCTTCGGGGCTGATAGTAGTGGCTGGCGATGGGGGTGGCGTGATTGGTGAGCATCTCTACCGGATGCTGGGGATGCAGAAATCGCTCCAATCCGCGTTCATGCAAGGGGTTGAAGACCAGGATCTGCGCACCCCGCTTGGATGCCTCACTCAGCGTAGCCAACATACGTGGCGCACAGGTCCCGGGATTATGACCGAACATCAGTATGGTATCGGTCAGTTCAAAATCATCCAGGGTTACCATGGCCTTGCCCACTCCGATGGATTCGGGCATGGCCAGGCTGGTGGGCTCATGGCACATGTTGGAACAGTCGGGGAGATTATTGGTACCGAATTCCCGCACAAAGAGCTGATATAAAAATGCCGCTTCATTGGAGGTGCGCCCAGACGTGTAAAATATGGCCTCGTCAGGGGATGCCAGGGCATTGAGTTGCGCGGCGATCCGCGCAAAAGCGGTATCCCAGCTAACGGGCACGTAGCGGTCACTCTGCGGATCGTAAGCCATGGGCTCGGTCAGACGCCCCTGCTCTTCCAGAAAATAGTCCGTTTGCTCCGCCAGCCAGGACAGGGTGTGCGCTGCAAAAAAATCTGCGGTCACCCGTTTTCCGGTAGCTTCGGCGGCGACGGCCTTGACCCCGTTCTCACAGAACTCGAAGCTGGAATGCGCCTCGGGATCTCCCCAGGCGCAACCCGGACAATCAAAACCTTCCGCCTGATTCATTTTGAGGAGCAGGGCGGCACCATCCGCCAGCGCGTGTTCCTGACGCAAGCTGCGCAGCGAGGCACGCAGGGATCCCCAGCCTCCCGCCGGTTGTTGGTAATGGGTGATCTTGAACGAAGACATAATCCCTCCCGAATGATCGAAATATACAGGACAGCACCACCGTCCATTGCGACTCATGGTATAATGATAATCCACTAGCAGTTTCCGCGCCAGGGCTGCACGATCTGGTTGATTGTTATATCTCCAAACACTTATTTGACTCGGTATTCCCCAGAACCAGACTGTTGGTAAACCGGATGAAGGTGGATAGACGATAATGTCTCATTATGATACGGATCCATCAATGGATAATGACTATATAACCCATGCCTGGGATCGTTGCACCGGACAATATCGGTTGGACGCGCATGATGCCCCAGAACTGCAAAGACTGGATGCGGGCAACCTCGGGCGACTTCTTGAGGAACAGCATCTTTTTGTAGAGATCGGATCTGCGGAAATGGCCCGTCTGATTCAGCAGATGTTGCGATTTTCCGAGGATGCCCTGCTACCGTCACCAGACTGTACATTGCTGTTGCTGGATGCCGGCGGCATCGCGCTGCATGCTGTCGGGACGGAAATCGGGGGCGGATGTGATGCCCGCTATTCGGGTATGGACGCCGGATTCATATGGCGGGAAGAGTATGTCGGGGTAACCGGACCGAGCCTTTGTCTGCATGACATGAAGCCCCGCATGGTCCACCGGGAAGAGCATTTATTCAAGAACTTTGTGGAGATGGCGTGCTGCGCGATGCCCATTTGGGCGCCATCTGGCGCACTGCTGGGGGTGATCGATTCAACCTATTCCCGCAGCGGTTATGTGAAGTCGGCGTATGTCTCGGTCATGCCGCTGTTGGCACAACTGGCACGGCGGATCGAAATGAAATATTTCGCCCGGAGTTATCAGGACCATATCATACTGTCGGTGAGCAGGATGAACGATTATACCGACCATGATGACGAAGCATTGTTTGCAATTAACGAGAATGGCGTCATTATCGCGGCGGAATTCGCGCTGACAAAAGGCACCATCGCTGACGCCAATGGCCGTCTTGTCGGTGCGAACGTGCGGGATGTGTTCGATGTCTCGCTGGACAAGATGCTGGACGATCACCATCGTGCGGAAAAGTCGCTCTTCAGACCCCAGCTTCGAAATGCCGGAGGGGGTGATAGTCTGCGGGTATTTTCGCTGCCGGACAAAGTGCCGTTCAGGGCTGTCGTGAACGGCATTCTCGGAAATGCACCGCATTCCAGGGACGCAGCATCGGTTCAGGTGCACGATTCCCTGCGGGCGTTATCGAGTGGCGATGCCGTGGTATCGGAAAATATTGGTCGTATCCAAAAGGTATTGAACAAAAATATCAGCATTCTGCTGCTGGGCGAAACCGGTACTGGCAAAGATACGTTTGCGCGCGCCATACACTGCGCCAGCGATAGAAGAGATAAACCTTTTGTGGCGATCAATTGCGCAGCCATACCCGAATCGCTCATTGAGAGCGAACTATTCGGGTATGAGCCCGGCTCCTTTACCGGGGCGAGCCGGGTGGGCAAGCAGGGTAAGGTGATGGCCGCCAATGGTGGCACGTTGTTCCTCGATGAAATCGGAGACATGCCCGCCGCGCTTCAGGGACGCCTGCTGCGAGTTCTCGAAGAACGGGAGGTCACCCCTCTTGGGACCACCAAAGCCAGCCCCGTGGATATTCGGGTGATCAGTGCAACCAATAAGTCGATCGATGGTCTGGTGCAGCAGGGAAGCTTTCGGACGGACCTGCTTTATCGGATCAACGATGTCGTGCTAAGCCTGCCGCCACTGCGGGAGCGGAGCGATAAAATCCGGCTTATGGAAACCATTTACCAACAGGAATGTGGCGTATCTGAAATGGAGATATCAGCGGAAGCACGGAATATTTTTCTGGGTTATTCCTGGCCGGGTAACATCCGCGAACTTCGCAGTGTGATGCGTACTGCCCTGGCACTGAGTGATGGCAAGCTCATCCGGTGTGAAGACCTGCCAGACCGGTTGGTGACCGGCGAATGGGCCGCTGGCCGCGTAACGACACCGGCGAACACACCACTATGGAGTGATTGCGATGCGCTGGAGCGAAACCGAATTCTCGCGGAGCTGGAGCGTCACCACTGGCGCGTGATCGATACCGCGAAATTCCTCAAGGTCAGTCGTAATACCTTGTACCGTAAAATGCGCCGGTATGGCATTATGGACGCTAACGCATAAAATTGGTGTCCATTGCATCCATGCGGTCTTATGGAAGGTGCGCCAAGCAGGACAGCCTGCTTTTCCATGCGTCATTTCATCGGAACATTCTTGCATCGTTTTTCCCTGGTGCCGGTTATGATGTAACTGCGGCAGAGCCGGGCCAGATGCGCGGCCCGTGTGACATTATGTCATCTTCATATGAACATTATGTGCAGCATCGGGCCGGATAACAGGATCATGGCGACATGATGGACCATGCCTCTTCCCCCTAAAACCACATGTAAATCCGTTGGTACATAATGGCACAATAATTGCTAATAATTTGTGGATCCGGATTCCATGTCTTGAAAAGTTTTTTGCCACACCATGGTCCTTGGGCGTCGGTTGGTGCTCAAGCATATAACCGTTGAATTCTGCTTAGGAGGTATTGGATATGCCAAGCTCGGTTACCATTCATCCGTCTGTTGATCATGGGGTCACGGCGGGATCGTCCCATTTTCATGGCGGTACCTTACGTTGCCATTGCACCCATAACCCGGTGCTGGTGGAGGTGAAGTCGCAACTGGCCCACAATCATGCATGTGGCTGCACCAAATGCTGGAAGCCCAAAGGCGCCAAGTTTTCGGTGGTTGGGGTCGTGCCCAGGGATTCGGTCACGGTGCTGGAGAACGGCGATAAACTCCATGTGGTCGATCCGAGTGCGGTGATTCAGCGCCACGCGTGCAAGGCCTGCGGCGTTCACCTGTTTGGCCGCATTGAAAATAAAGACCACGCGTTTTATGGTCTGGACTTCGTTCACTCCGAACTGTCGCCGGAGAAGGGCTGGGCGGCCCCCGAATTCGCGGCTTTCGTCTCGTCGGTCATTGAAGGCGGTATGGCGGCACCGTCGGAAATGGCGGGAATCCGCGCGCGGCTGACGGAACTGGGACTGGCGCCCTATGACTGCCTGTCGCCACCGCTGATGGATGCGTTGGCTACCCACGCCGCCAAGCAAAAAGGTGTGCTCAAGGAAGCCTGATGATATCGCGGATCCGCCCCATGGTGCGCCCGACCGAAAATGCGGTGGCACCGAAGGCGGGGTTTCAGCAAAAATTCTTACCAGGAGTCTACAGTCATGGATGTTCGCGCAGCAGTCGCCTTTGAGGTGGGTAAACCACTGGTCATCGAAACCGTGCAACTGGACGGTCCCAAGGAGGGTGAGGTACTGGTGGAGCTCAAGGCCACCGGCATCTGTCACACCGACCATTTCACCCTTTCCGGTGCAGATCCCGAGGGTCTGTTCCCGTGTATCCTCGGTCATGAAGGCGCCGGGATCGTCGTCGACGTTGGCCCGGGCGTGAAGAGCGTCAAAAAGGGCGACCACGTCATTCCCTTGTATACCCCGGAATGTCGCGAATGCGAGTATTGTCTCTCGCGGAAGACCAATCTCTGTCAGAAGATTCGGACGACCCAGGGGAAGGGCCTGATGCCCGACGGGACCACGCGCTTTTCATTCAAAGGCAGGCCGTTGTTCCATTACATGGGTTGTTCGACCTTCGCCAATTATACCGTGATGCCGGAAATCGCCCTGGCCAAAATCCGGGAGGATGCCCCCTTTGACACCAGCTGCTATATCGGCTGCGGGGTAACCACGGGCATTGGTGCCGTGGTGTTTACGGCGAAGGTGGAACCGGGTGCCAATGTAGTGGTTTTTGGGCTGGGCGGCATCGGCCTGAATGTGATTCAGGGCGCCAAACTGGTGGGCGCCAACATGATCATCGGGGTGGATATCAATCCGGCCCGGGAGGCCATAGCTCGGAAGTTCGGCATGACGCATTTCGTCAATCCGAAGGAGGTGGAAGGCGACCTCGTATCGCATCTGGTCGAACTGACCCATGGCGGTGCGGATTACAGCTTCGAATGCATCGGCAACGTAAAAGTCATGCGCCAGGCGCTGGAGTGCTGTCATAAAGGCTGGGGTGTTTCCTGTATCATCGGTGTTGCCGGCGCTGGCCAGGAGATATCGACGCGCCCCTTCCAGTTGGTTACCGGGAGGCGGTGGATCGGCAGTGCGTTCGGCGGCGCCCGGGGGCGTACCGACGTTCCGAAAATTGTCGACTGGTACATGGAGAAGAAGATCAATATCGACGACCTGATCACCCATCGTCTCAAACTGGAAGATATCAACGAAGGGTTCCATCTTCTGGAAACGGGGCAATCCATTCGCAGCGTGGTGGTGTATTGATGGCTCCGCTAGAAATACGGGAAGAGCATCGCTGCTTTGGTGGACGCATGGGTTATTATACCCATGCGTCCAGTGCCACGGGGGTATCCATGAATTTCGCGGTGTACCAGCCGCCCCAGGCGTTGGGCGGTGTCCTGGTCCCGGCCCTGTATTACCTGGCGGGGTTAACCTGCACCGAAGAAACGTTCATGATAAAGGCTGGCGCGCCGCGCTTGGCCGCTGATCTGGGGTTGATGCTGGTCGCCTGCGATACCAGTCCCCGCGGACTGAACATCCCCGGCGATTCTGATACCTGGGACTTCGGCGTGGGGGCAGGGTTTTATCTCAACGCAAGAATGCTGCCCTGGACGCGGAATTACCGGATGGGCAGTTATGTCGATCATGAGCTGCCAACCTTCATCGAAGAACATTTCCCGGCCTCTCCGGAACGCCGGGGCATTTTCGGGCACTCCATGGGCGGTCACGGGGCGCTGGTGCTCGCTTTGCGCAATCCGCAACACTGGCACTCGGTATCGGCATTCTCGCCCGTCTGTCACCCCAGCACGGTGCCCTGGGGAGAAAAAGCCTTTGGGAATTATCTGGGACCTGATCGTGAGCAATGGCGGGAATGGGATGCCAGCATGCTGATGCGCCAGCGTCCCTATCCTGGCGAGATACTGGTGGACCAGGGGGAAGCGGATCCTTTTCTTGCGGCGCAATTGATACCGGAGGCCCTGGAGGCCGCCGCGGAGGCCTCCGGGCAACGACTCCGTCTGCGACGGCATCCGGGCTATGATCATTCCTACTGGTTCATCCAGACCTTTGTGGAGGATCACCTCCGGCACCACGCCCTGCAACTGGGCCGTGTCGCCTGAGATTTCTGTCTTGCGGAGTTCGGGGTTGAATCACGAACCGGAGGGTAACGGCAATAACGCCCTGGAAGCCATTGTGGAATCCAGAGCCTGATCCACCGTGTTGCGATCGAGGTGTGGCGCGTATAACGCTATGAAGGTGTATAGATACCCGCGTAAATAGGTTCCCTGCCTCAAGGCCAGGTAGGTGGTGCTGGGATCGAACAGGTGACTCGCATCGATCACCTCCAGTTTTTTGTCCCGTATGGGGTCATACGCCATTTGGGCGACGATGCCTATCCCTAACCCCAGTTCCACATACGCCTTGATGACATCGGAGTCTATGGCGGAGAGTACGATGTTGGGGGACAGGCTGTGATTGGCGAAAGTCCTGTCGATCAGGGAGCGCCCGGCAAAGGCCTGGTCGTAGGTTACTATGGGATAGGCGGCAACTGCTTCCAGCGTCAGTGGCTGGCTTTGCAGCAGCGGATGGCCGGTGGGGGTGATCACGACGCGATTCCACTGATAGCAGGGCAGGGCGACAAGGCCCGCGTAGGAATTCAACGACTCCGTTGCGATCGCCACGTCTGCCTCCCCCGCCGCAAGCATCTCCGCGACCTGGGTAGGGTTGCCCTGGCGCAGGCGCAACTGAACCCCTGGGTAGCGTTCCATAAAGGTCTTTATCGCCTTGGGCAAGCTGTATCGGGCTTGGGTATGGGTGGTGGCGATCACCAATTCCCCACGATCGCCCTGAGAAAACTCCTGACCTACTTTTCGGATATTCTCGATGTCGCCGACTACCCGTTGTGCAAAAGTGAATATCTGCTCACCCGCCGGGGTCATGCCGATGATGCGCTTCCCTTTGCGCACGAAAAGCGCCACA
This sequence is a window from Acidithiobacillus ferridurans. Protein-coding genes within it:
- a CDS encoding DUF29 domain-containing protein; the encoded protein is MGTAIKLETPVNLYDQDFYVWTMEQADLLRRRKPDWMDWNNVAEELESMGKRDRREIISRLEKLLVHIAKWQWQPEKRSQSWSQTIKEQRKQIALILKDSPSLDNFLRYSLPETWTSATDEAAEETGLPLSTFPDTCPWNINAQILADWWPE
- a CDS encoding type II toxin-antitoxin system Phd/YefM family antitoxin, whose product is MSEIGAYEAKTHLSEILERVRKGECFTITKHGQAVAELRPPMGQGLEERRAAVARMKVFQASHDLGGVSLRELIDAGRKY
- a CDS encoding type II toxin-antitoxin system VapC family toxin; translation: MAFVADASMTLAWYLRDENAEVANRVRERLLGEGICVPAHWALEICNALLAAARRGRITMQELRELVPDLRLLPETIDHQTDAAAWSATLDLAEEHRLTIYDAAYLELALRRKLPLATLDKQLHGAALALGIALVPEIKNGDR
- the fdhD gene encoding formate dehydrogenase accessory sulfurtransferase FdhD codes for the protein MRTDAGGNGIVWSPARRMDGAYRSVKCEEAILEEMAVSLILNGKPYAVMMITPDHLEDFFMGFLYGEGVIRSIADIITWESVCIPEGLTLYLQVSAEAEARAARKRRLVIGGSACGLCGTPNFEDLVPFAPIDHDVCVEPALVHDLLQEMRAHQRLNRHTGTAHAAVLAATNGMTLVREDIGRHNAVDKTIGAALRQGWPPSGNILLGVSSRLTFEIALKALSFQIPIVAAISGVSSLAIQIAQTHNLTLVGYARDQRLTIYAHGERFRGNAAAIYDLLRENG
- a CDS encoding FdhF/YdeP family oxidoreductase; amino-acid sequence: MSSFKITHYQQPAGGWGSLRASLRSLRQEHALADGAALLLKMNQAEGFDCPGCAWGDPEAHSSFEFCENGVKAVAAEATGKRVTADFFAAHTLSWLAEQTDYFLEEQGRLTEPMAYDPQSDRYVPVSWDTAFARIAAQLNALASPDEAIFYTSGRTSNEAAFLYQLFVREFGTNNLPDCSNMCHEPTSLAMPESIGVGKAMVTLDDFELTDTILMFGHNPGTCAPRMLATLSEASKRGAQILVFNPLHERGLERFLHPQHPVEMLTNHATPIASHYYQPRSGGDYALAMGIARTVLESGNPDQAFIEEHTQGFDDFRDLVMNTPWTEIEEQSGLSRHDLEEIGHIYDQGQAAIFTWGMGVTQQKHAVATIQMFLNVLLLKGNIGKPGAGPSPIRGHSNVQGDRTMGIYEKPSPAFLQRLGAEFHFTPPQEHGYDTVASIEAMEDGRARFFFGLGGNFANATPDTARAHAALRRCAMTVHVTTKLNRSHIVHGEQALILPCLGRTEIDIQKTGPQGVTVEDTFCMVHISQGMNEPASPSLLSECAIVARLARATLPLSPTPWLQLMGDYDLIRDRISRVVPGFEDFNARVHKPRGFHLDLPPRSRVWPTASGKANFLAKALSTIADDHFVPQTSEKLFTLMTIRSHDQYNTTIYGYDDRYRGVSGLRNVCFMHPEDIRDMGFQADDRVDITSHWTDGERVARDFLLVAFDIPKGMLAGYYPELNILVPLSSYADRARTPTSKSIPVTLARAKGDQHHVA
- a CDS encoding sigma-54-dependent Fis family transcriptional regulator, translating into MDNDYITHAWDRCTGQYRLDAHDAPELQRLDAGNLGRLLEEQHLFVEIGSAEMARLIQQMLRFSEDALLPSPDCTLLLLDAGGIALHAVGTEIGGGCDARYSGMDAGFIWREEYVGVTGPSLCLHDMKPRMVHREEHLFKNFVEMACCAMPIWAPSGALLGVIDSTYSRSGYVKSAYVSVMPLLAQLARRIEMKYFARSYQDHIILSVSRMNDYTDHDDEALFAINENGVIIAAEFALTKGTIADANGRLVGANVRDVFDVSLDKMLDDHHRAEKSLFRPQLRNAGGGDSLRVFSLPDKVPFRAVVNGILGNAPHSRDAASVQVHDSLRALSSGDAVVSENIGRIQKVLNKNISILLLGETGTGKDTFARAIHCASDRRDKPFVAINCAAIPESLIESELFGYEPGSFTGASRVGKQGKVMAANGGTLFLDEIGDMPAALQGRLLRVLEEREVTPLGTTKASPVDIRVISATNKSIDGLVQQGSFRTDLLYRINDVVLSLPPLRERSDKIRLMETIYQQECGVSEMEISAEARNIFLGYSWPGNIRELRSVMRTALALSDGKLIRCEDLPDRLVTGEWAAGRVTTPANTPLWSDCDALERNRILAELERHHWRVIDTAKFLKVSRNTLYRKMRRYGIMDANA
- the gfa gene encoding S-(hydroxymethyl)glutathione synthase, with amino-acid sequence MPSSVTIHPSVDHGVTAGSSHFHGGTLRCHCTHNPVLVEVKSQLAHNHACGCTKCWKPKGAKFSVVGVVPRDSVTVLENGDKLHVVDPSAVIQRHACKACGVHLFGRIENKDHAFYGLDFVHSELSPEKGWAAPEFAAFVSSVIEGGMAAPSEMAGIRARLTELGLAPYDCLSPPLMDALATHAAKQKGVLKEA
- a CDS encoding S-(hydroxymethyl)glutathione dehydrogenase/class III alcohol dehydrogenase — its product is MDVRAAVAFEVGKPLVIETVQLDGPKEGEVLVELKATGICHTDHFTLSGADPEGLFPCILGHEGAGIVVDVGPGVKSVKKGDHVIPLYTPECRECEYCLSRKTNLCQKIRTTQGKGLMPDGTTRFSFKGRPLFHYMGCSTFANYTVMPEIALAKIREDAPFDTSCYIGCGVTTGIGAVVFTAKVEPGANVVVFGLGGIGLNVIQGAKLVGANMIIGVDINPAREAIARKFGMTHFVNPKEVEGDLVSHLVELTHGGADYSFECIGNVKVMRQALECCHKGWGVSCIIGVAGAGQEISTRPFQLVTGRRWIGSAFGGARGRTDVPKIVDWYMEKKINIDDLITHRLKLEDINEGFHLLETGQSIRSVVVY
- the fghA gene encoding S-formylglutathione hydrolase; the protein is MAPLEIREEHRCFGGRMGYYTHASSATGVSMNFAVYQPPQALGGVLVPALYYLAGLTCTEETFMIKAGAPRLAADLGLMLVACDTSPRGLNIPGDSDTWDFGVGAGFYLNARMLPWTRNYRMGSYVDHELPTFIEEHFPASPERRGIFGHSMGGHGALVLALRNPQHWHSVSAFSPVCHPSTVPWGEKAFGNYLGPDREQWREWDASMLMRQRPYPGEILVDQGEADPFLAAQLIPEALEAAAEASGQRLRLRRHPGYDHSYWFIQTFVEDHLRHHALQLGRVA
- a CDS encoding CysB family HTH-type transcriptional regulator, encoding MNLQQLRFICAVVRQNFNASAAADSLYTSQPGVSKQIQLLEEEIHVALFVRKGKRIIGMTPAGEQIFTFAQRVVGDIENIRKVGQEFSQGDRGELVIATTHTQARYSLPKAIKTFMERYPGVQLRLRQGNPTQVAEMLAAGEADVAIATESLNSYAGLVALPCYQWNRVVITPTGHPLLQSQPLTLEAVAAYPIVTYDQAFAGRSLIDRTFANHSLSPNIVLSAIDSDVIKAYVELGLGIGIVAQMAYDPIRDKKLEVIDASHLFDPSTTYLALRQGTYLRGYLYTFIALYAPHLDRNTVDQALDSTMASRALLPLPSGS